The Antarcticibacterium sp. 1MA-6-2 genome has a window encoding:
- a CDS encoding helix-turn-helix domain-containing protein — MVEKQEIGIRIKELRTGCHFSQSFVAEKLFISQAAFSLLENSQNGTTSDHIIRLSKLFNVTADYLL, encoded by the coding sequence GTGGTAGAGAAACAAGAAATTGGCATAAGAATTAAAGAGCTTCGCACCGGGTGCCATTTCTCTCAGTCTTTTGTTGCCGAAAAATTATTTATTTCTCAGGCTGCTTTTTCCCTCCTGGAAAATTCTCAAAATGGCACAACTTCAGACCATATTATTAGACTAAGTAAACTATTTAATGTAACAGCAGATTATCTTCTCTAA
- a CDS encoding S24/S26 family peptidase, which produces MTPKNGFLPLIDAKAHAGLIRNIHKEDLMDDFEYYKIPGYNPTKDSVLIEIEGDSMQPTILSGDVLICQTQHNLSYVVDGSLVVIVTEEDLFTKRIFKHENSDYFWLESDNPGETNKKKIKRSDIKQLLMIIGKVSNILIPHKELAYKGKIKVFQENLDSINQEIFKIKNKLDDLLKKQK; this is translated from the coding sequence ATGACACCCAAAAACGGTTTCTTACCCCTAATAGACGCCAAAGCTCACGCCGGGCTTATTAGAAACATCCACAAGGAGGATCTTATGGACGATTTTGAGTATTATAAAATACCTGGGTATAACCCTACAAAAGACAGTGTCCTTATCGAAATTGAGGGAGATAGTATGCAACCTACTATTTTATCTGGCGATGTTCTTATTTGTCAAACCCAACATAACCTTTCTTATGTTGTTGATGGCTCTCTTGTAGTTATAGTGACCGAGGAAGATCTCTTTACAAAAAGAATTTTTAAACACGAAAATTCTGACTATTTCTGGCTGGAAAGTGACAACCCCGGGGAGACAAATAAGAAAAAAATTAAACGGTCTGACATTAAGCAACTTTTAATGATCATTGGAAAAGTGAGCAATATTCTTATACCTCATAAGGAACTGGCTTACAAGGGAAAAATTAAAGTTTTTCAGGAGAATCTGGATTCCATTAATCAGGAAATATTTAAAATAAAAAATAAGCTGGATGACCTTCTGAAAAAGCAAAAATAA
- a CDS encoding zinc-dependent alcohol dehydrogenase → MLAMNFRGPFRVRADHNQPYPEIEHPEDAIVRVLRSCICGSDLHLYHGLVPDTRVGSTFGHEFIGEIVEVGSSIQNVKVGDKVMVPFNIACGKCAFCKQELYGNCHEANSQATAVGGIFGYSHTAGGYNGGQAEYVRVPYADVGPTVIPDWMDLDDAVMLTDVVPTGYQAAQMGGIQPGDTVVVFGAGPVGIMAAKCCWLFGAGRVIVIDQYDYRLEFARDYADAEVYNFKELEDPVVFIKKTTDSLGADVCIDAVGAEAAGDTMNTLLGRKLLLQGGSTTALHWAINSVKKGGIVSIVGVYGPIDALVPIGNVLNKGITIRANQASVKKLLPRLIEHVKNGIIDPKQLITHRIPLEEVAEGYHIMSTKLDNCIKLSSHTAFSIKKKYKFLRN, encoded by the coding sequence ATGTTAGCAATGAATTTTAGAGGACCATTCCGTGTCCGGGCAGATCACAATCAACCATATCCAGAAATAGAACATCCCGAAGATGCCATTGTAAGGGTTTTAAGAAGTTGTATTTGCGGGAGTGACCTGCATTTATATCATGGACTTGTGCCAGATACTCGTGTGGGATCCACTTTTGGACATGAATTTATAGGAGAAATTGTGGAGGTTGGTTCTTCTATACAAAATGTAAAAGTAGGAGATAAAGTGATGGTTCCTTTTAATATAGCCTGTGGAAAATGCGCATTTTGTAAACAAGAACTTTATGGAAATTGCCACGAAGCAAATTCGCAGGCCACAGCAGTGGGTGGTATTTTTGGGTATTCTCATACCGCAGGAGGCTATAATGGTGGACAGGCAGAATATGTGAGAGTACCTTATGCCGATGTGGGACCAACAGTAATTCCCGATTGGATGGACCTGGATGACGCAGTAATGTTGACAGATGTTGTGCCCACGGGTTACCAGGCAGCACAAATGGGTGGAATTCAACCCGGGGATACTGTGGTGGTTTTTGGAGCGGGTCCTGTGGGGATAATGGCAGCCAAATGTTGCTGGTTATTTGGTGCAGGGCGTGTTATTGTTATTGACCAGTATGATTATAGACTCGAATTTGCCCGGGATTATGCAGATGCTGAAGTTTATAACTTTAAAGAGTTAGAGGATCCCGTAGTATTTATTAAGAAAACTACAGATTCTCTTGGTGCTGACGTTTGTATTGATGCTGTGGGAGCAGAAGCAGCCGGAGATACAATGAATACTCTGCTGGGCCGGAAATTATTACTGCAGGGAGGTTCTACTACTGCCTTACATTGGGCTATCAATTCGGTTAAAAAAGGAGGAATTGTTTCCATTGTGGGAGTTTATGGTCCTATCGACGCCTTAGTTCCTATAGGAAATGTTCTTAATAAAGGTATTACCATTAGAGCTAATCAGGCTTCAGTCAAAAAGTTACTGCCCAGGCTCATTGAGCACGTAAAGAACGGAATTATAGATCCGAAGCAACTTATAACGCACCGCATTCCACTTGAAGAAGTTGCAGAAGGTTATCATATAATGTCTACCAAACTGGATAACTGCATTAAACTAAGTTCTCATACCGCCTTCAGCATAAAGAAGAAATATAAATTCTTAAGAAACTAA
- a CDS encoding LysR family transcriptional regulator has protein sequence MNFSLHQLQIFLKVAQTKSITKAAAELLLTQPAVSIQIKNLQDQFEIPLIEVVGRKIFITGFGKEIAASAESIFEEVKIINSKAAAYKSNIVGKLKITSVSTGKYIMPYFLSDFMRHNNEVDLVMDVTNRDKVIESLSNNEIDFALVSVLPEKLKVEQIDLLENNLYLVGSKYLKYEEEPLDKTIFNKIPLIFREQGSGTRNTMEKFLKQNNINAIKKMELTSNEAVKQAVIAGLGYSIMPIIGIRNELGRGDVHIIKVKGLPLKSNWSLIWLKSKKLAPVANAFIEFIQNEKERIVKDYFLKNSKGEI, from the coding sequence ATGAACTTTAGCCTTCATCAACTCCAGATCTTTTTAAAAGTTGCACAAACCAAATCGATTACAAAGGCAGCAGCGGAGTTATTGTTGACACAACCTGCTGTATCAATACAAATTAAAAATTTACAGGACCAATTTGAAATTCCTCTTATAGAAGTAGTGGGAAGGAAAATCTTTATTACTGGTTTTGGAAAGGAAATTGCAGCTTCTGCTGAAAGTATTTTTGAAGAGGTAAAAATTATAAATTCCAAAGCGGCGGCCTATAAAAGTAATATAGTTGGAAAACTGAAGATTACTTCTGTTTCAACTGGCAAATATATAATGCCCTACTTTTTGTCAGATTTTATGAGGCACAATAATGAAGTTGATTTAGTTATGGATGTGACAAATCGGGATAAAGTTATTGAGAGCCTTTCAAATAACGAAATAGATTTTGCCCTGGTTTCAGTCCTGCCCGAAAAGTTAAAGGTTGAGCAAATAGATCTTCTTGAAAATAATTTGTATCTCGTAGGAAGTAAATATTTAAAATACGAAGAAGAACCTCTGGATAAGACAATATTCAATAAAATTCCTTTAATTTTTAGAGAGCAGGGCTCCGGGACGCGCAATACTATGGAGAAGTTTCTAAAACAGAATAATATTAATGCAATAAAAAAAATGGAACTCACCTCTAATGAAGCAGTAAAACAAGCAGTTATTGCAGGTCTTGGTTACTCCATTATGCCTATAATTGGTATTCGTAATGAACTGGGCAGGGGAGATGTGCACATAATTAAGGTGAAAGGCCTTCCTTTAAAATCCAATTGGAGTTTAATTTGGCTGAAGAGTAAAAAACTGGCTCCTGTGGCTAATGCTTTTATTGAATTTATTCAAAATGAAAAGGAAAGGATTGTCAAAGATTATTTTTTGAAGAATAGTAAGGGAGAAATTTAG